The genomic stretch TTGGGCTTTAAATCTGCCTTAAGTAGGGCATTATTATGGCCATGGTTTATGTATAAAGTTATGCGCTGCTTTCCCCAAATGACGCGAAGCAAAGACCTAGAAATTCTCGCAATGATTGCACGGACACTGTTGTCGCTCATGTACATGCGCACCCCGTGTCAACTTGTAATCCACTGATGTTCAGATCATGCCTTAAACAGCAGCTACATGGGTCCAACATTATCCACAGTAAATCTGTGCCTGACATGTACCAAAAGTTAACTCAGCAATGTTCATAAAATGTAGTTTACCATCCCCAAAGTGAAAGATGGACTTGAACATATCCAAGATATTAAATCTGCCCCAAATAAACGTGTACCTTAATTCTCTACCTAAACATTCACTTTCCCTTTCTTCCACCAccagaagagaaggaaaaaaaaaaaaagcccaacacTGAAAGGCTTCTAGGGTAAAACCTGTAAACTGTCAAAGAATTTGTGTCAtatcaatttaaatttctttctttttgttttagacTGACACAACTGATATGAACTGCACCAACATACAAACAGTATCACAAAAACCAATTTCCCCCACCTAGTGATCAATGTAGCACTGTGCATAAGGCATTCGTCCACCTTTGGAGACAAACACGCTCACTTTCAGCATggcatttatttttgaacatgTTAAGGGATATGATAAAAATTTCCTTGCTACAAGTCGAGCCTAGCTTCTCTTTGTGacacttttttgttattgttgtcctCCTTGTTGCCTTCAACCCTATATTTTCTAGCACagtcactttttttaaaaaataaaaaccacaatgtcattttaaatgcattcaACCATGCTTCAATAGTTTTAACATGGCATTTCTtcaaaatgacacaaaaatatacatatatacagcaTTCCCAATCTGCTAACATTGGAAGGCTCCAGTCTGTAAACCCAACTCCCTTCACTGAAACCAAAGCTGCCATTGGGGTGTTCGGTAAGTACACATTCTTTTGAAATGGAAGATGGCGGTAGATTATGTCTCTGCTGGACAAGAACTGACTGCTAATGGTCGTACTGTTGCCGTAGTCACTGGAGATGATTCTTTATACATTACTCAAGATCTGAATCTtcaggaaaaatataaaatgcttaGGATGATGCTGATACACATGTACAAAATGATCATCATCTAATGCTTTAGTCACAACAGATAAGAGATCGATTTTTTGATGAAATGAGGAAGTAACTGTATGGTGCAAAtgcattttaacaaaaaataccTGCCACTACTTCAAACCTGACCTTACATGTGCACCTGGCACAAAGTCTATAAGAAATGCTGCACATGGGAACCACTATCACCACACCACCCTCTGAAGTCAAGAAACAATTTATGGAATCATGATACATCAGAACCCTTGGCAAGAGCAAAAAAGGAATTTGGGAAGGTGAAGGGGAAGGGAGGGTCAGGGAGAATCCACTCTTGTACAGTTTCTCTTGTGCGTTCACAATTTGGGTCAGCCACAAGTCTTTCCCATAAACACAACAGTTTTTGCCATCCACCAAACCAATGTCATAAAAGTGGCTGTCttataaagtaaaaaagaaaattaggatACTAAGCTGGCATTTTTGGATACTTTAGAAGATGGCAGGTGTGTGGCAACCTTAATGAACTAACTctagaatataaaaaaagcaGATCAAACTGAACAGCAGCAAATCTGTTTTATGAGGGCCAGAGCAGGAAGCAGCTTTCTCAACAATCTCCTGTCTTCTTATTATTTctaatacaaataatatacattttgCTTGTTCTTTCTTATATCTCATCACCTGGATGCATTTCCCCTGAAGTATAGACTTCTACAAATTTTCAGTCATGTCTTTGCACAACCACAGAAAGGTGAACATCACAAAATAAAGGACATTTCTGAGGACTACTCTGTGTAAACTTAAGCCGTCCACAAAACAGACTTTGCTGTGTAATGGATACAAAACAATCCCTGGAAGATAAAAAGTAACTAATCCTGTGCAAAGAATTTTATCTATTCATAAAAACCACAATGGACACAGTTTTTGGACATTTACTTAAACACAACCTAAAGAAGGCATCTGACATAGCTAATCACATACTGACATGCAGTTTTGATCCCACTTCAGAAATTTGGTCTGAAAACATAATCCTTGAGTGATCTGACATTTTCCagttatattttgtaaacacaaatgTTCTCTATTATCTAAACCCAATGGGTCCTTCACTGTTCTGCACACACAAGACTACAAATAGCTGACACCAGACACTGTTTATTGACAATTTGGCAAGGACctatgcatatatatatctatgcaCAGACTGTTCACACAACTGCTTGGTGGAAACAAGTCAATATGACTTTGATGGACACGGAAAATGTATAGTGCTGAAAACaagaactttttctttgataataaCAGAAAGCAGCTTCTTCCATGCTGACATTTGTCTTCTACCATCATCCACAATCCAGGTACAAGAAATATTCACCTTgccacagataaaaaaaaaatgcatttacatgcatcaaatgtgtgcatgtaaaaGAGAAACATGCTAGAACTGTTGCTTTCATTCATCAATGCAATTAGTAGCCAGTTTTTTCTTAGAGTTGACTGCATGCACAACCTAAAGACAACTACAGGCAGGTTTCACTTGCTCTTATTTTGTGTCAGCACAAGGCAGAAGAATAGGCAAATGAAGCACACATTCTGTAAGTGGGGTTTCAAAGGTTTAAAATTTCATTGGACAGGCCGGCAGTCAAAATTTATAACATTTCAAGCATTCAAGAAACAGCTGTCacatttgtgttattttcacCTTAATTTCCTACAGATTATCCCCCCTCCCCTTTCTTTGGCTATAATTCATTCTTGGTATCCTTGAAGTTATAACTTCCTTAGAGCAAAGACATTTAATACTGTTACTAAACATAATGCTAAgcaaacaagacaacaaaaatttCTGACAAGATACACAGCAAAAGGACTTATTTCGTGACCATCTGTGTGgaccaaacaaaataataggTAAATGCAATAAGTATTTTAACTGTgatctttattttaatcacGAAAATAATCTaccataaaattattttggctCGACTTGTAAACGGTTTCATTTTTAAGATGCAGTTTTGTAGACGTATCTAGTTTTACTGATAATTCCCTTCCTAACTACTGCACTTTGGAAGAAGACCCTCTGATATCTATAAAGCTGATGACAAGTTTCATGAAACTTTACACATTTAGATATCTTTTAATTGTCAAGGCAATATCAATATACAAATACAACCTCTTATGATCCTGCTGACTGAAATGAGCACTaagttttaattattgttactaaaataaatgaattgcaATGGCATATCCTTTGACTGAGATTCTTGAACACTAATATTCTTGGAGAACAGTTATGAAATGTTATAATTATGGTATGATCACAAAACTACACATAAATGCTGGTCTCAAATTTTAGCATATTGAAAGATGATCTTTTTGCTGCTAGACAAAGTTGAAGTAACATTTTCAGTGCAGATTTTAAGTTTCAGTTATTTTCAAGGTTAAAATTATCCTTGCATTCCATCTACAGAAAATTTTGCCAATgatattaaaactaaaaatcaatAACAGGTATGTGGCTTTTGCCCTGAACTCTGTATTTGGTTTGGCAGTGTCTTGAGCTTCTTCACAAAGATTTAAGTGTAGCACAATTTTAAGCTTGGGGTGCTGTTGTGTTGGAGGGAGGGGGGAAGACTGATGGTGGTGCAGGGGTTTTGAGTTGTGGGGAGGGGACTGGTTTTCACATCTTTCACAACTTCCATAAAAGCACTGAACTTTTTGTATTgcccaatccccccccccccaaaaaaaattatatttttgtacaatcCACAAGACAAACCTCAATTAGGCTCTTATTTTGTTCTAAATCCACTTATGAAAAATAGTCTTAACAGCACCAAGTTTCCTTTAAAGTACACACATCAGCCAAATGGAAgctttttattcacatttagTGTACATAAAATCCAGTATGGCTGAAGCAATCTCTTTTAACTTTCAATCCTAACTAGATATGCTAACCACATACCATTTACTTCTGTGGGATCTGTGACACTGCAAAAGCAGCAAGgttttaaaacacaaagagcAAACCTGACAAGGACTTGTTTCTGATGTAAACATTGCTTTATGAGGCTGAATTCATGAAAGAGGCCAGTGTTCATGCTAAGCAATAACTGAAGACTAGGGCATGTTCAAAACTGAGAGAATTTTAAATAAGCTTCCATTACAGAAGAACCATGGAATCTAAACAAGAGGCATTAACTGTTTTGTAGCTGTTAGATAGGAGGGCTTTTTCCTGATTTTCTGgtttcatgaaaatatttgtcatcacttctaaacatataaaaatgatAGCTCAAGGGAAAAAAGATATTGAGGAAGTGGTATGAGAtggaaagagataaagagaaatgtGTAAAACCATCTACTACAGCAGTAGATTATGAATGTGTCTATACAGCAAAACCCTGACATACTTTCTCCTACTGATGATaagtcataaaaatgttacaacTCAGGAGTGTTCCAGAATAGTTCTTCCCATAAATCTGTCACTCCACTTTCTCTGCCAGATTTTTCTTGCCACTGTAATCCTATTCTGCCATAACTGTGTTTTTGTGGAATGGTTAAGGTGTGGACTAAACCAAGATAGGGCAGATTACCATGGCACTTATCACTGCACTTCAACATCCTTGAGAAAGGTACTGCATTGCTTCACCAATTTCTTTGAGTTTGAGCAGATGGACCTTGCATTATGTCCCTATCTTGGGCGCTTTGGTGAGGGCGCTAccacttcctcctcctcctcttcttcctcttcatcagAATCTTCATCTGGGTAGTCCACAAGACCCCTCAGTCCGGGCTACAAAGAAGGCAGGAGAAAAGGTAAgagcagaaaaacacaaagttttattagtcaaagaaatatttttcttttctccctaCCACCAACACCTACACATAATATGCAAggtcttttcaaaaacaaagctgAATGAAACAAGATAATAAATTAGGGAAAAATAGTATCATGGCAACAGCCAATATCAGATAGGACTATAATACTTACTTTCTTGGTGACTGCATTGGTCTTTTCAATGGCTTTGGGGGCACTGCTGTTGGGTGAGGTATGTGGTGTTGGACACAGCCGCCCAGGACTAGAAGGCGAGTCAGGGCTGCCAGGGCTGCCAGGACTGCCTGGGCTAGCAGGACTACCAGGGCTTCCTGGATTTGTGGGTGTGCCCAGCAGAGTGGAAAGGGGGCTGTTGCCACCTGCTTTCAGGTTGATGCTTATGGTCCCTGACTTGTGAAACAAACGTGGTGAATCTCTCATCTCCCCCTGCTCTTTAGCTGCACAGACAAGATATGCACACAAATAGGGAAGCTGTTTTCCTGATATCAATACTTATAACTCTGTCTGACCACGTTATTTGTTGTTATCCACTGGAACACTACTAATGTGCATGTTGATGTAAGCTGTTCACCTGTGCTTGCATTTTGCTGCCTGCTTCTGTTTAGTGTTGTTTCCTATGCCTATTATAGCTTGTTTTCTCGACTAACGGTCTCTACAGCCATGTCTGTGCCATCTTCTCTGctgcaaattttacattttctcatttGCAAACTTGATTTACTTGCTTTATACAATTTAGATTCTTAATCTATGCATGTCAATAGCACAGATTGAAATTCTCCAATCTCTTATATACTGTTCTAAACTGATACTGTTATCAAACATGGACAACCACGTGCATGTCTTCATCGTTATTTGGACATGCATTTATCTTTGCATGGAGTATCAAGAGTTGTGTGCACTATACTTGTCGGCTGagattttaatcttttaaacgGTCCAACATACAACTGTATACTTTCATCTTACCATAACTTCTTGACCTcagctgttattattttgattcTGTGTTGTGGTTTGTATGCAGCATTTTCTTCCATGTATTTCTGCTGTTTTGCCTCTGTGTgatatttgttgatattttaaatctGTATTTAAAGATGTGCTATAAGAATTATGAATctgcatttaaatgtttttatttgtgtaaagtgCATCATGTTTGCTCTATGGTGATGTGCTACCCTATTATTTTTCTGACTTAATCCAATTCAAATTGCCTTATCACCTTCCTAACTACATATTCATATTCTACAAAGGATTATTAATaataaccaccaccaccaacctttTTTATGCTCCCATATTTTTTGAATGTTGTCCAAATCAGCTTCTAGTTTATGTTTCAGCAGGTCTGACATTGGCTGAGTTGACTCCCAGTCCTCTGACTCATCATCTTGGTCAAACCACATCTCCTCATCTTCCTCTACTGCTCGAGGATCCTTTCTAAATCGATTGTTGCGAACTAGAGATGGTGCATGTCTTCTAGAATaagataataaattataacaCATTTAGTAAGCACCTTTTTTTCTATACAAGGTCATGACTGCAGAAAATATGGTCTTACATTGTCCACCCCTTTAATCTACAAACTTATAAGGTCCTATAGGGATCACATATGATTTGGCGTGACAAAATGCGAATATAGCAGTTTGGTAGCCGAGGTCCAGGAAGGCGATTAGGGTGaacttttatatataatatatatcaaaaTCCTAGAGTAGTCATTAAACTAACAGGCAAACAGaactatgttttaaaataagtgGGAAAtgatcttaaaataaaatttaattgaGGTAGCCTACTTTAAAGAGTTCTAAGAGCAGCAAGAGAATGACTAGATTCAAATGCTGCTTTGGTACCGTATCCCTGTTAGAACCCAATCATATTATACCTTATCTGAGTGTCTGGAATCTGTATTTTTGACCTCTATAATTActattcaaatattaaataatcaGAAGATTTGTCTGTGAAAGTCTAGGAGTAAACAATCCCACTGCTACCCGATTGGAGAATCAGATGCTGAAATGTCCTtggtaacaaaaagaaacatgcaaaGCAATTGGCTGACATGGAAGCAAATAGCAACTCTGCTAACCTTCGTTTACACTTTCAAAGTACTGCATATCACTAGAGAATGgcaaaaaaacatttcactgaTGAAAAATTAGTAGCTTTACTTAATTCCAATAACACTGCTATATTCAGAAGTCTGAACTCAGAAAATTAATTATGGAATATTTCAGGAAAGAGGACAGTGCAAAGGACAGCAAGTGACTTCgaggagagtgtgtgtgtgaggagcaCTTTTCAGAGAACAGTGATTACAATGACGAAGATGTTCATGTACCACCTGTACAAGAAAATGgtaacagaaattaaaagctTAAGTGGTCTATATGGTTTCCATCTTCTCCAAGTAAAGAAGGTGCAAGTACCTACCCTTCAATGCTAAGTCTGTCCTTGAGTCTGTCTTGCTGCTGCTCGTATCGCAGTTTAAGAGTTTCAAATGTTTTGACATATTTGACTCCCTCCAATTCCTTAGCAAAACTTTCCACTACATGTGTAGTCAATGTTTTGATGTCCTccttaaatcacaaaaaaatacaacatgCAATTTACCACAAAAAGCTTCATCTCCTTTTAGACTGTGCTTTCACAgatttaaaagcaaacaaattctAAATGATAGCTAAATTTGCATAGCACAGATGTGACCTCAATattttgtgaacaaatatgTTCAGTTCATTCCCTGTTACACTTTAAGTAGCACAGGGccacaagaaacaaatataagcaGCTGCAAACATGCAACACTATAAGAAACATGATGAAAGTTGAGGATTATGGAGTGACAAGTAGAGTTTGCTAGATTATATCCAAATGATAGggccagaaaagaaaaaaaaatctgcctgaATCTCTTGTCTGATGCATGAGAGGTCACATTTTGCTAACAGAAGATTAGAAGCATCATTCAGAGCCCTTCAAAGCTTACCCTGAATGTGGTTAGGGACATCAACAAGTAGAAATTTGCAATAATCTAGCTGGGACACATTAACAGAGTAATGAGTTTTCTAATGTCAGAAACAGAAAGGGTTGGATGTGGAGAAGCTTAAGGAAGACGGACTTGCACACTGCACTGAAGTGAGATTCAAGAGACAATGTATTGGTACCATCAAAATTCctgacagtctttttttttttttaaaataaaaaactcacCTTGGAGAAAGTGAAAATAGCAGAGAATAACACACAGCATCACTGTGCTACTGTTTATGACCTTACCCTATCAAATCTGATACCAATGCCTTGtcatcccaatcagatattttggtttgtttgtgtcacTGTCCTCTCTATGACAAACATCAGATAGGTGAACTTCTTCCCCTCTCTCACTAAACTGCGTACATTTGAGGCCTTCAAATCTGGCCTCAAGATCTGTCTCTATAGGAAGTATTTTGCGTACTCCTAaacttaatatttctttatctaTTCTGTTACTTCCTCTTAATTATCTTTGCATCTCATTCCtccatgcactttttttttttgctgatgcTCAAGTTTACTGTTTGTGGTCTTTTGTGATCAGTGTATTAACCTCGGTGATCCACATGGGTGCTTTACAAATcctcatattatttttttcagtttatttttattaagctTATCAGTTTTGTCAATTTTCATTTATGGTTTGTGGACATCCAGGATTTCAAAGTctactgtttgttttcagtgcaaatctgctgaaactgaaaaaagggGCATATGTGGGCAGTTGTAAGTCATCAGTTTACATATAATACTGTGGGTCCAAGGATGCCTTCAACTGCCACAGAGCAGTCAGTAAGGCAGgaccaaaactattttaaaatacagtttaacaATTCTGTCATGATAAGAAtaatcatgcattttttttcttgcaatgtTTTTCGTTCATTgcttaatgtgaaaaaaatctaaaaatgaCATTAACAAGCTCACTCAATCAAGACATGATTATCTTTATGGCAGACAGCTTAAGCTTAAAAGGTAATCATTGACATaatatgtgaaaataaaatttgtgcaATTTATAGCATGCAGTCACTTATTTCTGAAACACTGATACACTTATTTACTATCTGTGCACAGACCAAagatacattaaaaattaattatagttGGGTGTAGGCGTTTAACTGTACTGATAGAAACTTAACAAAATAGGACTGTAAGACAATACGTACCACTCGAATAAACTCAAAGAGTTCAATCAGTGCAGAGTTCAACAGGTTATACCTGTCTCCATTGCGAAGCAGAAGATTGATGATTGGTTTGAACAGGTTTCCCTTGATAATATAACGATTATAAAACTCCTCCTTTAGCCCCACAATCTTCCTCATAAAACGTAAGGCACCTGCAACAACATCTAAAGCTTTCAAAGAAGCCTGTAATCAGTCTCTTAGATATGAAGGCAAGTTGAGAAAGAGGAgacaaaaaagctttttttactttatacTTGCATACTTGCATTTACGGCTGGTTCTGTGGTTTTCGACTCTGTCAGCATTCTTAATCATTAGTGTTCAAGTGAAAGcagaatatttaaagaaaaaagttttccatatttcatgttctttgtaaacagaaaaactttttaTCTGTATCATCAGAAAAAACTTCCAgtaaatttgtaatatttgacaAAACTATGGAGAATATGATTTTTAGTTTTCAGCCTCTTACTATACGACATCAAAAGTCATTTAAGTATGCCATATAAATGCTATTAAAATATGGATAGATTGATACCTTGCTCCATGTTAATTCTAAAAACATTTGGATGTGTTTGTACAAaaattgttcacattttttttacagttactATGCCCACTCtgaattttgtttccaaaatcTTAAGCTTccacaaacatatacaaaaagaaaaattgctaaGACAGTTGTTATACAACCAATACTCCTACCCCTTGTCatactataaaataataaaaaaaaaggtgtttttgCACATCTTGAATGCTGTGATCAAGGTTTCTCATAAGATTAGACCAGAttcattttcaaagattttaaattttatattgtttcaagtctgtttttggtttttttctggaCCAGATTATTTGGCTGTTATGATGAATCTAACTCTATTTACACATATTGCATAAAGGAACTTAAAGCTCTACAGTAGTGACACTGAAAACGAAGTCTATATACCCTACAGGAATAAGAATGACAATATTACTGACATAGGACGAGGAAGGAGTGTCTGGAGCTCAGCAGCACAAGTACTCGACGGAGAAGATCCTTGCTGATTATGTAGTTCTTGATGTGGTATGTGTGATGTTCCACACAGAAGGAAAGCAGCTCAAGAATCAAGCTGAGAAGCTGTGCAGTCTGATAATCATCTGCAAAACCCCCATAAATGCTTTGGAAGTGATGAAATAAAAGCTTCTGAAAATCTCAAAAACTTCAGAATCTCTAGCATGAAGcaatttatatatacttttataaatttcaaaacGACTAatgatgtcttctttttttgtgtatgtccacAACAGCAGACTGAAATGACCATTTTCATATACTTTGTATATTACTTACCCCTGCTTGGTTTTTCATCTGCTGTATTTGCAAAAAGAGGAGCCGTTAAAACATGCATGCTGTGTTTGTAGAAAAAACTCAGAAActctgttttttctgttttctgcaatgcaaaagaaatgatttttaagacctacaaaattttttataagACATGGGAAACCccaaaatcaaaatgtttccAAAGAAATGAATTGCTAAAAGGTAATATTAAAAGctctcaaacacaaaacaagagTTTAGTTCCATACCCAGAGCATtcttttacctcccttttcccagctttaaaagaaaattaaaaaacaaaaaaataagaaaatggaaacTGGTAACAAAGCAGCCTATGGCACACCACTACTTGCTTAGGGtcatcaaaacatttacttCAAATGTTAAACAGACATTACTTCATCAACACTACTATCAAAAAAAAACTCTGCAATGATCTTACAATTAATGAATAGCTTACGTTTGCAGTTGCCAGCATGTTTTCTGGATCCAACAGCAAGCGAAGAATGCCCATCAACTGCATAGCCCCTCCCAATTCTGTATAAAACACAGAATTCATTTCTAGCTTAAAATCACATTACTAGCTTCTTTAAAGCCATAACTACTTATAAGAAAGAGTTATTATATCTACAGTGACGAATAAAAACGTCATTCTGTTTGTGGACCTTATtaacataacaataaaatctCCACAGCCTATTACTAAATGTCTTGATAACTcctctgcatttatttttgtcccATATAGTTGGAGTCTTGGCATACTAAGCAAAGTTACTACTACAAAAATCGCTGACAtctaaacacaataaaaactCACCTAAGCTGAACATTATCAGACATGAACTATTCCACTGGGCACAATGGTGCAAGAATTAGCAACACCAAAAGTGGCCTACTTGAATGCTGAAGCAGGGACTTAACATGGGATGGCTGCATGAAAAAGGCAAAATCTAGGGAAGAGCACCACAAGGATACATCTGGCTAGACCTATCACTAGTTTAAActtttcagaaattaaaatgCTAATGATCTGACCAGTTTACTTAGGCGAGGTTAGCCCTCTTGGATAGGCATTATCTAAAATTAAGACCCCTGACACAGAAACCTTCAACGATACCAGAAACGTATTTTACCTGGATCTGTGTCGTTAATCATCTGTTCTATGACTAGGTTGATCAAGATGTCATCCTGCAATAAAAAGACTATGATAAAGACACTTGCAAACCTTCAATCCAGCACTGACCACTGCACTAGTGAAGATAAGGTTTTATTATACTTCAATTATTTTTCCTAATCTACTATGCAGAAGTACATGACTTTGTGATACTAGTGCTTCATATGACATGTATGCACAGACTtccaagatattaaaaaaaaaaggggggggcaACCTCAGTCACATCTGTAAATATTCTGCACTGTTGCATACAAAAATAATCCAATAATTAGTAGATGGAATCAtatttttgtcactaaaacatgTCAATagatacaaataacaaaattcaaGCCTACATCATCTTGATTCTGGGTTTCTTGCACAATGAATTCTCGCACCATGGACGGACTAAATTCCACAATGTATGAAAATATGTCAATTGCTGCAGCCTTCATCTTCTCATCGTCCAAACCCTGTGCAAAGATACCAAAATGAAAAATCGGGAAATAaccataataaaataaaaatgtactttgaAAAGGATGAATactaaaagaacaagaacagacTAAATGCATTTAATGCTTTCAAACTAATAAAGCTTTTACAAGTGATGCATTTACATGCACCCCTTTCAACTTGAGAACACTAGATTTTCCGCCCCCTCCAAACGTTTTTGTACACAGATCAGCACTTTTAACACTGATCTTTCTGCACTCACAATCCTCCTAAGTGTATGCCATGGATCTTCCAAAACTCACCAGTATGATTTCAATTGTGGACAAAATTCCCAGATTTGATaaagtctgaaaacaaaaacaaacaaaaaaaaacagttccaTAATTTTTGCCTGCAGTATATAAACCCAACAAAAGTCTCAACTTGTCTGAACACATCTCTACTAATAATAAAGGCCAAGGGTCTAACAGTGACCAGGTAGCTGTAAGGGCAATGAATGTGGAAAGTGCAATCCTCCCTTTCTGCTGCTTTAACCTTCAATGATAAATCAGGTGCTCATCTATGTTGAGTACACAAAGGACAATTTTTCATTCACAAGCTAGTGTCTTGATTTAGTGACCTCTTCCAGGGTCGAATGCATGGACCATTTGCTATTGCTCCCATCTTCCCAACACGTAACTTTCTTCTACTACCCCTCCTACTTCCAACAACTAGCACTTAAATATGGTATTGTCTTCCTAATCAGCAAATGTATGCAAAAACTGCATAAACAAAGTTgctcattctttttaaaatgaaagaaatgccTTGCCTAATTTCAACTATCCAACTAAAAAAATAGAGAACCTCACCCCCCaataaaacccc from Pomacea canaliculata isolate SZHN2017 linkage group LG8, ASM307304v1, whole genome shotgun sequence encodes the following:
- the LOC112570069 gene encoding serine/threonine-protein phosphatase 4 regulatory subunit 3A-like; amino-acid sequence: MADTRRRVKLYMLNEDRQWDDRGTGHVSSAYVERLRGMSLLVRSETDGSILLESKIQPDTAYQKQQETLIVWSEADNYDLALSFQEKAGCDEIWEKICQVQGKDPSVDITQDVVEESEDERFDDMPDAAPPIELPPCELSKLEEISELFASVIPSPIRREKLSVAIENEVYIKKLIDLFHMCEDLENIEGLHHLFEIFKNIFMLNKNALFEIMFSDDVIFDIVGILEYDPALSLPAKHRDYLRNQAKFKEVVPMTNFELENKIHQTYRVQYIQDVILPTPSVFEENMLSSLNSFIFFNKVEIVSMIQEDVKFLTTLFAQLTDDETDDEHRRDLVMFLKEFCTFSQTLQPPSRETFFKTLSNLGILSTIEIILGLDDEKMKAAAIDIFSYIVEFSPSMVREFIVQETQNQDDDDILINLVIEQMINDTDPELGGAMQLMGILRLLLDPENMLATANKTEKTEFLSFFYKHSMHVLTAPLFANTADEKPSRDDYQTAQLLSLILELLSFCVEHHTYHIKNYIISKDLLRRVLVLLSSRHSFLVLCALRFMRKIVGLKEEFYNRYIIKGNLFKPIINLLLRNGDRYNLLNSALIELFEFIRVEDIKTLTTHVVESFAKELEGVKYVKTFETLKLRYEQQQDRLKDRLSIEGRHAPSLVRNNRFRKDPRAVEEDEEMWFDQDDESEDWESTQPMSDLLKHKLEADLDNIQKIWEHKKAKEQGEMRDSPRLFHKSGTISINLKAGGNSPLSTLLGTPTNPGSPGSPASPGSPGSPGSPDSPSSPGRLCPTPHTSPNSSAPKAIEKTNAVTKKPGLRGLVDYPDEDSDEEEEEEEEEVVAPSPKRPR